The following is a genomic window from Lysinibacillus sp. JNUCC-52.
GTTCGAGATGAAATTATATTCGGGCTTGAAAATATTCGTTTACCAAAGGAAGAAATGGATCAGCGTGTTCAATGGGCTAGCAAAGCAGTTGACATGGAAACATATTTAGATTGCATGCCACATGAATTATCCGGTGGACAAAAGCAACGTGTTGCGATTGCGGCAATTTTAGCAATGCGTCCACAATGCATTATTTTCGATGAGGCCACGTCAATGCTTGATCCATTAGGAAGGGAACAAGTATTAGCCCTTATGCATGCACTGCATCAAGCAGGCATGACGATTATCCATATCACGCACCATATGGATGAAGTTATGCAATCAAATCGTGTACTTTTACTTGATAACGGTCAAATCTGCTTTGATGGGCATCCAATAGCACTATTTGAAACAATCAATGTTAGAGATTATTCCTTACAGGAACCGATAGCGGTCAAAATTCATCAATTAGCAAATGAAGCATGGTCATTAACAGCAGACTGGGAAGGGGCGGTTCGTTTACGATGGGATACGAGCTCAAAAACGTAACTGTTACATATGAACATCGAACAGCCTTGAAAAATATTTCGTGTTCCATAGCAGATGGAAAATGGATTGCGGTTATTGGGAAAACAGGCGCAGGTAAATCCACCTTTGTTCAATTGTTAAAAGGATTAGTAGACTTTAAAGGGGAGTATAGGCTACATAATAAGCTTATTACGCTAAGTGGAAAAGGCCAACCAAAAGATTTGCAAGAAATTGGCTATGTCTTTCAATATCCAGAGCATCAGTTTTTTGAAACAACAGTTTATAAGGAACTAGCGTTTGGACTAAAACAAAGGGGACAATCCGAAAAAGAAATACGAGCTAGTATTTCTGCAATTCTTCCGAAAGTAGGTTTAGATGAAACCATTTTGACGCTTGCTCCTTTTCAACTTAGTGGAGGGCAAAAACGGCGTGTAGCAATTGCATCCATATTATTAATGCAGCCAAAGTTACTGATTTTGGATGAACCTACTGCAGGACTTGATCCAACTAGCAAGTCATCAATACTAGACCTTTTGAAGAAATGGCAATTAGAAACGAATCATACCGTTCTGTTTGTTACCCATCAAATGCAAGATGTTGCGGAGTACGCTGATGAAGTCATTGTTCTTCACGAGGGAGAAATAAAAGCACATTTAACTACCAACCAATTGTTTTTACAGCAGGCTCATATAGTAACAAGTGCAGGCCTAAAAATGCCAGAACAAATTCAACTATTAAAAGTAGTGGAACAATTACTTGGGGAAAAAATAGCCGTAGCAAATTGTATGGAACATACTATCTTCAATGCAGTTAAGCCGTATTTACAGTTTAGAGGGAAGCTCAATGCGTAGTTCTATTATTATTGGACAGTACGTCGACAAGCATTCCATTTTTCATCAATTAGACCCTCGAATCAAGATCATCAGTATTTTTATGTTGATGCTAAGCTTCTTACTATTAGATACAGCAACAAGCTATGTAATCACTACTTTTTTTGTATTTACTCTAATAATTGTTTCTAAAGTCCCTTTTGTTGTAATTTTAAAAGGTTTGAAGCCGTTACTTTTCATCTTATCCTTTACACTTATTTATCATCTGCTTTTTACTCAAGGACAGGTAATATGGTCAATCGGATTCATCACCATTTCGTTAGAAGGTATGGTAGCAGGCATACGATTTGTTTGGCGTATTTTGCTTCTTGTATTATTGGCTTCTTTGTTAACCCTTACAACAAAGCCACTAATTTTAGCTAAAGGTTTAGAAAAATTGTTAAAACCGTTATCGAAGCTTCGTGTACCAATTGAACAATTTTCATTAATGATTGTCATTGCCATTCGATTTATTCCAACCGTGTTAGAGGAGTTGAACAGAATTGTGCTAGCGCAAAAATCAAGAGGGTTTGATATTAAATCATTACCTTTTATGCAACGTATTTTTGCGTATGTTCCAATTGTTATACCGTTGCTGTTTACAACCATACAAAGGGCAGATCAATTAAGTGATGCCATTGATGCTAGAGGATATGGCGATGGTAAAAATCGGACGAGTTATATTGAACTACATTTTGAGAAAAAAGATTTCATAGCAATGCTCGTAACAATTTTATTTGTCCTTGTGTTATTTTTTATAAAATGGAGTGGTATATAAAATGGAGATTTTCGGACCTGTAATGGATAATGAAACGCGATGTATACATTATCATACTGAAAAAGATATTATCGCGATAAAGTTTGCATGCTGCGAACGCTATTATCCTTGCTATAAATGTCATGAGGAACATGCCAAACACGCCATTAAACGTTGGCAGCAATCACAATTTAATGTAAAGGCAATACTTTGTGGACATTGTAAACATGAATTAACAATCCAAGATTATATGGAGTCATCATCTTGCCCGCAATGCATGGCTGCTTTTAATCCACGCTGTGCAAATCATTATGCTATTTATTTTGAAATGTAATGATAAGAGAAGTAATATCATATAATGGGTTTACTTTTAAAAGATAATATGCTATACTAATAATCGTGCTATTTTGGGTAGCAAATTTCAGTAATCTGGCATTCTGCTTTTTGTTTTTTAGGATACTTATTCACACTGGCGCATGCTTTGGGGCTGCAAGGACGCAAAAGAAGGTTGGGTTTGCGTTGCTTAAGTTAGAGGGCACACAGTGGAATTTTACCGCGGTGATGAAACGAAAACGTTTCGAAATAATATTCCCCAGATGATTGGGTTGAGACTTTACAATTTACAGAAATGTTACCTATTAAATACTAAAGGGGTAGTTTCGCAAAAGCGAAGCTGCCCCTTGTCTAATTTTTTTGATAATATTAACAGTAATAATAAATATTTGCCATTTCGCACCTGCTTTTTTAAAAAAGGCAGGTGTATTTTTCGTTTTATTTTCCTAAATAACGACAAAAAACGACAAACTATCTCTGGATTATATTACCGTTTACTATTGTGGGAAAATAAGTAATAATGAAGTACAGAGTTTTTTCAAAAATCAAATATATGCTAGTTTGGTTGGAAAATTCTGAAAAATGATTGAAATGAGGGTGGCATATGAAACAAGTAAATGATGTATCAATCCCTGTATTGGACCAATTAACAGATGTAGCTCAGCAACAACAAAAAGGCTTAGAGGTATTTGTAACACTCTATTCACATGAAAGGTTACTAGTTCGATTAGCAGCTTCTTGCTACGAGGATCAGTATTGGCTATATGGAGATTTTTTAATCGGTACATTAACAAATGATTACGAAAAATCTACTACAGGAATTACATTGTGTACTAAAAAAATGGCCAACAAAGATAGCATTATAAAGCATGCTTTCAAAGAAATTAGTTCGATGAATGTACAAGAGGATGGAATTCAATTTGTTAGCGATGAACTAGAAATTATTAATAGTAATGAAAATCAAATTTATATTAGAATTCCTGCACATTTAGGGCACATAACAACATACATAGAAATAACGATTAATCTTTTTGATCAAATTGCAATGGCTCCAAAAAAGATAGCGATTCAGTCAATACTAGATAATACGCCAATCGAGTTATTAGCTTATTCAACAGAGCTTATGATTGCACATAAATTTAACTTACTATATCAATACCCAGCATTCGAACAAGCGATGAAAGAATACTATGATGTATATTTATTAGCAAGTACACAGAATTTTGAAGGTCGAGTTTTACAAGAGGCTATATCAGATACATTTGACCGACATAAAACAACACTAGAAAAATATCCATCAATGTTCTCTAAACAGCTTTATTTAGACGCTACTAACAACAAGAGATGGCAACAATTAGTTAATCAACAGACGTTACCGTTCGATAAAGTACAAAAACTTGTTCATCAATTGTTAGTGCCAATTTATGAGGAAGTAATAGTAGAAAATGAATTTTTTGAAAATTGGGATTACAAGCAAGCTATTTGGCGATAAGAAAATGAAAAATCCGCGAGCTTAAATAAAGTTCGCGGATTTAAAGAAAAAAATATGAATTAGTTCGTGTAACATAAAGAAGTTAAATAACCTAACATTAATAAAAGACCAATACCCATAACGATTGACATATTTTGTACCTCCTTTTAAAAAACGACACATTTATACATAAATTATTGTACAATGAAATATAGAAATATGAAACCTTTTATTGGTTGGGACGTATTATATTATAAGAAGAATTACCAATTTGTACATAAAAGAGAAGGTGTTAATTAATGAAAAAGTGGGTTCAAAAAAGTATCGTCATAATGGTTGCGTTTTTAACATTTGGATTAATTACGCCAACACATGAAATTTGGGACGCATTCGATCATAATCCATCTAATCGTGCTTCCATTGGTCCATCACCAGGGACGAGCACTGCCCTAGCAGCTGAGCCAGAAACAATAGCAGATGAAGCGACCGAAATACAGCACGAGGCGATTGACTATGGGGCGCTACTTGTTGACGCAGCGAAAGAGCAGTCCTATATGAAGTTTGGAACAAAAATTGGCCCTAAAATTAGCAATGAATTTGACTCCATTATCTTCCCTAAAATGGAAGAAGCAATTGCGATGACCGTTGCAAATGTAGAAGACGGATCACTGGCAAATCTCACAATTACAGAAAAACCAAGTGGTAACTACGGAGAGAAAATCTTCAATATCGTTAATAACGAAACAGGAGATGATTTAATCCGCTTCCACGTACGAACTGAAAAGCGTCCACAAGAAGGCTATTACTATAACTTCCATTACCATAGTGCCGAGGACAATTTTATGGCTCATAACAATCTTGGTGATATTTACTGGGAAAAAAACACACCACCGAAGTGGTTGTCATAGCATGCTCGAAACACTCGTATTTTATGCGAGTGTTTTTTTGTGCGGAAACGTTGATAATGTTTATAGAAAATCACTAAAGATGAAATTAATAATGTAATGCAAGGAGGAGAGTGGAGAAAATACGTGTACCCCAAAAAGTACCCCAAAATCACCATTTTTTGATTTCATAAGATTCTTAATATGAATTTAAAGTGATGATATCATCCATGAGGTTAGATGCGTGTACCTCATCTTTTTCGAATGAGTGTGCATATACTTTATAAATTGTTTCAGGCGTATCCCGAGAATAAAATGTATCTTCCTTTTACTTTCCGCCCCATTCAATCGTTACGGTTGCCCTCGGATTATCAGAATACAACTCGAAGGGGAAAGCATTATAAGTACATCTGGGGTTCGATGCTTGCCATCCCAAAGCTAATTTATGTAGTGAAGTTAACAATATTGCTACTATAAATATGTGATTTACAAAAGCGTTAAAAGGGTCACTGGACCAGAGTGACCCCAAACCTTCAAATCATGAGGTGTCAAACTGAGAAACTAGCTAAACACTACTATTTATATGATAGTAAAACTATGTTTGTATAGTTCATAGCCTTTAAAAAAGAAATAAAAAAAGCTATAACAGCGAGGTCGTTATAGCCAGAGAAAAATTTTGTGTGACAGTGACACATCTATCTTTTCAAGATTGTATTGAATTTTATACATTAAAAAATAAAAAAGATCCTCAGACGATCTAAATATGACAAGAAACCCCCAGATTTTAACTGGGGGACGGTTTGTCAGGTAAATAAAATAAATATTATTTTTCTGGATAATCTACATGTAATGGTGGTGGTATTAACCAACCTTTATTTTTATTAAGACGTAACAGTTTAGCTCCAAGTTGAGCCTTAGCAGTATGGAATTGACCATACATTAATGCGATATCTTCGCGAGTAGAGGTGCCCATTGCTTGACTGCAAGCAACTAATCCAGCTGCTAGGTCAGCACTGAGAGTAGCGCTAATTTCAGGATCGTTAAATTTCGCTCCTGGAGGAATATTTTCCATTCTTGCTACAGGTCTTTCAGGAGATGCAGGTGGTAAAGCAATACCATTTGTTTTTAGGATTTTTTCTAATTGTTTTACTTCTTCCCTAGAAAGTTCGATGATATCTTCAATAATTTTTTTCAAATCTTCATCGCCAGCGTGATTATAAAATGTTTGATAGCCAGAAATCATACCATAGTCTGCAATTAAGCTTGACCAAACAGCAAATACTTCACCGTAATGT
Proteins encoded in this region:
- a CDS encoding ATP-binding cassette domain-containing protein translates to MLVFEHVNFYHKKSAPILKDIHFTIQAGEFVSIVGKNGCGKSTLAKLMNGLVLPKKGVVRFHHLETRNTAQLKEIRQHIGFIFQNPEDQFITTSVRDEIIFGLENIRLPKEEMDQRVQWASKAVDMETYLDCMPHELSGGQKQRVAIAAILAMRPQCIIFDEATSMLDPLGREQVLALMHALHQAGMTIIHITHHMDEVMQSNRVLLLDNGQICFDGHPIALFETINVRDYSLQEPIAVKIHQLANEAWSLTADWEGAVRLRWDTSSKT
- a CDS encoding energy-coupling factor transporter transmembrane component T family protein; amino-acid sequence: MRSSIIIGQYVDKHSIFHQLDPRIKIISIFMLMLSFLLLDTATSYVITTFFVFTLIIVSKVPFVVILKGLKPLLFILSFTLIYHLLFTQGQVIWSIGFITISLEGMVAGIRFVWRILLLVLLASLLTLTTKPLILAKGLEKLLKPLSKLRVPIEQFSLMIVIAIRFIPTVLEELNRIVLAQKSRGFDIKSLPFMQRIFAYVPIVIPLLFTTIQRADQLSDAIDARGYGDGKNRTSYIELHFEKKDFIAMLVTILFVLVLFFIKWSGI
- a CDS encoding YpjP family protein, with amino-acid sequence MKKWVQKSIVIMVAFLTFGLITPTHEIWDAFDHNPSNRASIGPSPGTSTALAAEPETIADEATEIQHEAIDYGALLVDAAKEQSYMKFGTKIGPKISNEFDSIIFPKMEEAIAMTVANVEDGSLANLTITEKPSGNYGEKIFNIVNNETGDDLIRFHVRTEKRPQEGYYYNFHYHSAEDNFMAHNNLGDIYWEKNTPPKWLS
- a CDS encoding CHY zinc finger protein, translating into MEIFGPVMDNETRCIHYHTEKDIIAIKFACCERYYPCYKCHEEHAKHAIKRWQQSQFNVKAILCGHCKHELTIQDYMESSSCPQCMAAFNPRCANHYAIYFEM
- a CDS encoding nucleotidyl transferase AbiEii/AbiGii toxin family protein → MKQVNDVSIPVLDQLTDVAQQQQKGLEVFVTLYSHERLLVRLAASCYEDQYWLYGDFLIGTLTNDYEKSTTGITLCTKKMANKDSIIKHAFKEISSMNVQEDGIQFVSDELEIINSNENQIYIRIPAHLGHITTYIEITINLFDQIAMAPKKIAIQSILDNTPIELLAYSTELMIAHKFNLLYQYPAFEQAMKEYYDVYLLASTQNFEGRVLQEAISDTFDRHKTTLEKYPSMFSKQLYLDATNNKRWQQLVNQQTLPFDKVQKLVHQLLVPIYEEVIVENEFFENWDYKQAIWR
- a CDS encoding ATP-binding cassette domain-containing protein yields the protein MGYELKNVTVTYEHRTALKNISCSIADGKWIAVIGKTGAGKSTFVQLLKGLVDFKGEYRLHNKLITLSGKGQPKDLQEIGYVFQYPEHQFFETTVYKELAFGLKQRGQSEKEIRASISAILPKVGLDETILTLAPFQLSGGQKRRVAIASILLMQPKLLILDEPTAGLDPTSKSSILDLLKKWQLETNHTVLFVTHQMQDVAEYADEVIVLHEGEIKAHLTTNQLFLQQAHIVTSAGLKMPEQIQLLKVVEQLLGEKIAVANCMEHTIFNAVKPYLQFRGKLNA
- a CDS encoding DUF3231 family protein, with the protein product MGILGGNPKNEPLHYGEVFAVWSSLIADYGMISGYQTFYNHAGDEDLKKIIEDIIELSREEVKQLEKILKTNGIALPPASPERPVARMENIPPGAKFNDPEISATLSADLAAGLVACSQAMGTSTREDIALMYGQFHTAKAQLGAKLLRLNKNKGWLIPPPLHVDYPEK